The Bradyrhizobium sp. WBAH42 genome includes a window with the following:
- a CDS encoding lytic transglycosylase domain-containing protein yields MRFVVAACAAFLLLMCDLDPSASRQASRFDTTVLQNNHASSLVPVVELFVASVQAIELANAHAAYEQVIEPPRAVEPAVQAEPSPTERFCHALRAAAESSGIPVPFFARLIWQESRFKSNEVSHAGAQGVAQFMPGTAAEVGLDDPFDPMKALPASAKFLRKLRDDFGNLGLAAAAYNAGPGRIQKWLARESELPRETRDYVRIITGTKAEDWIERSEALAIRIDLPREAPCEGIGSLSKAKDVAWVPVNLTPSVAGIIRKAEQLATRLTTNRARKQFATLLRKNAAGPGRARSMIAARAAGKSAKARAVRIASRERTSG; encoded by the coding sequence ATGCGATTTGTCGTCGCGGCTTGCGCCGCGTTTCTGCTTCTGATGTGCGACCTCGATCCGTCGGCGTCCCGGCAAGCATCACGTTTCGACACTACTGTTCTCCAGAACAATCATGCCTCGTCACTTGTTCCAGTGGTCGAACTCTTCGTCGCCAGCGTGCAGGCGATCGAGCTTGCCAACGCGCACGCGGCCTATGAGCAGGTGATCGAGCCACCACGCGCGGTCGAGCCGGCGGTGCAGGCCGAGCCCTCGCCAACCGAACGATTTTGTCACGCGCTGCGCGCGGCCGCCGAATCCAGCGGCATTCCAGTGCCGTTCTTCGCACGCCTGATCTGGCAGGAGAGCCGCTTCAAGTCCAACGAGGTCAGCCACGCCGGCGCGCAGGGCGTCGCCCAGTTCATGCCGGGGACGGCGGCCGAGGTCGGGCTCGACGATCCCTTCGATCCGATGAAGGCGCTGCCGGCGTCGGCGAAATTCCTGCGCAAGCTGCGCGACGATTTCGGCAATCTCGGCCTTGCTGCCGCCGCCTACAATGCCGGTCCCGGCCGCATCCAGAAATGGCTTGCCAGGGAGAGCGAGCTGCCGCGCGAAACGCGCGACTATGTCCGGATCATCACCGGCACCAAAGCCGAAGACTGGATCGAACGCTCGGAGGCGCTCGCGATCAGGATCGACCTGCCGCGCGAAGCGCCATGCGAGGGCATCGGCAGCCTTTCGAAGGCCAAGGACGTCGCCTGGGTTCCGGTGAACCTGACGCCTTCGGTTGCGGGCATCATTCGCAAGGCCGAGCAACTCGCGACGCGCCTGACGACGAACCGCGCGCGCAAGCAATTCGCAACCCTGCTGCGGAAGAATGCCGCGGGTCCCGGCAGGGCACGCAGCATGATAGCGGCACGCGCGGCCGGAAAGAGCGCGAAGGCGCGCGCCGTTCGCATCGCATCGCGCGAACGGACGTCAGGCTAG
- a CDS encoding sorbosone dehydrogenase family protein, producing the protein MLAALLVVAGAQAEPVLQGKDAYGDWRADKPGTVRLIRPQDLVRPGATRSVASSSRVVPRPPEAELQVPAGFKIELFAEGLRAPRIIRVAPNGDVFVAETRAGTIRVLRAGEGGKAATNEVFASGLRQPFGIAFFPNGDNPQWVYIANTDSVVRFPYQAGDLKARGKAETIVASLPHDGGHSTRDIVFTPDNKRMLVSVGSLSNVAEGMGTPPGGMDAWSKTQPLGATWASELERAAVLAFNPDGKERKIYATGIRNCVGLAIQPQTGLPWCSTNERDGLGDDLVPDYVTSVKEGAFYGWPWFYIGNNEDPRHAGARPDLKDKVTVPDVLIQPHSASLGMTFYQSTQFPPEYQGDAFAAEHGSWNRSKRTGYKVIRIRMKDGKPTGEYEDFVTGFVVNDSEVWGRPVGVAVAKDGSLLVSEDGNGTIWRVTYSR; encoded by the coding sequence ATGCTCGCAGCGCTGCTGGTTGTGGCCGGCGCGCAGGCCGAGCCAGTGTTGCAAGGCAAGGACGCCTATGGTGATTGGCGCGCTGACAAGCCCGGCACGGTCAGGCTGATCCGGCCGCAGGATCTGGTCAGGCCTGGCGCCACGCGATCGGTTGCGAGCTCGTCGCGCGTTGTGCCGCGTCCGCCGGAAGCCGAGCTCCAGGTTCCGGCCGGCTTCAAGATCGAGCTGTTCGCCGAAGGCCTGCGCGCGCCGCGTATCATCCGCGTGGCACCGAATGGCGATGTGTTCGTCGCGGAAACACGAGCCGGGACCATCCGCGTGCTGCGCGCGGGTGAGGGTGGCAAGGCCGCGACCAACGAGGTGTTCGCCAGCGGCCTGCGGCAGCCATTCGGCATCGCGTTCTTTCCCAATGGCGACAATCCGCAATGGGTCTACATCGCCAACACCGACAGCGTCGTCCGCTTTCCCTACCAGGCCGGCGATCTCAAGGCGCGCGGCAAGGCGGAGACGATTGTTGCGAGCCTGCCGCATGACGGCGGGCATTCCACGCGCGATATCGTCTTCACGCCCGACAACAAGCGTATGCTGGTGTCGGTGGGCTCTCTCAGCAATGTCGCCGAGGGCATGGGCACACCGCCGGGCGGGATGGACGCGTGGTCGAAGACGCAGCCGCTCGGCGCCACATGGGCCAGCGAGCTCGAACGTGCCGCGGTGCTGGCCTTCAATCCCGACGGCAAGGAGCGAAAGATCTATGCCACCGGTATCCGCAACTGCGTGGGCCTCGCGATCCAGCCGCAGACCGGGCTGCCCTGGTGCTCGACCAACGAGCGCGACGGCCTCGGCGACGATCTCGTGCCCGATTACGTCACCAGCGTGAAGGAGGGCGCGTTCTACGGTTGGCCGTGGTTCTATATCGGCAACAATGAAGACCCGCGCCACGCCGGCGCGCGGCCGGATCTCAAGGACAAGGTGACGGTGCCTGATGTGCTGATCCAGCCGCACTCGGCCTCGCTCGGCATGACGTTCTACCAAAGCACGCAGTTTCCGCCCGAATACCAGGGCGACGCCTTCGCTGCCGAGCACGGCTCCTGGAACAGGTCGAAACGCACCGGCTACAAGGTGATCCGCATCCGCATGAAGGACGGCAAGCCGACCGGCGAGTACGAGGATTTCGTCACGGGGTTCGTCGTGAACGACAGCGAGGTGTGGGGGCGCCCGGTGGGCGTCGCCGTGGCGAAGGATGGATCGCTGCTGGTCTCGGAAGATGGCAACGGCACGATCTGGCGGGTGACATATTCGCGATGA
- a CDS encoding SDR family NAD(P)-dependent oxidoreductase, with the protein MRLKDKVAIVVGAGQSPGEGMGNGRATALTFAREDAKVLCVDHNLESAQETVAMIAAKGGTAAAFKADVTKAEDIKAMVADAQSRWGRIDVLHNNVGVSLAGGDAELLQLTEEAFDRVVAINLKSCILAAKEVIPIMRAQRSGAIINISSMAAITTYPYVAYKATKSAMIAFTEQLAYQNAEYGIRANVILPGLMNTPMAVDTRAREWRKTRAEVEAERDSKVPLRRKMGTGWDVANAALFLASDEANFITGVTLPVDGGASVRRG; encoded by the coding sequence ATGCGCTTAAAGGACAAGGTCGCGATCGTCGTCGGGGCCGGGCAAAGCCCCGGCGAAGGCATGGGCAACGGCCGGGCGACTGCGCTCACCTTCGCGCGCGAGGACGCCAAGGTTTTGTGCGTCGACCACAATCTGGAATCGGCGCAGGAAACAGTGGCGATGATCGCCGCGAAAGGCGGCACGGCCGCGGCCTTCAAGGCGGACGTGACCAAAGCTGAGGACATCAAGGCGATGGTTGCGGATGCGCAATCGCGCTGGGGGCGTATCGACGTGCTGCACAACAATGTCGGCGTCAGCCTCGCCGGCGGCGATGCCGAGCTGCTGCAATTGACCGAGGAGGCGTTCGATCGCGTCGTTGCCATCAATCTGAAGAGCTGCATCCTGGCGGCGAAAGAGGTGATCCCGATCATGCGCGCGCAGAGAAGCGGCGCCATCATCAACATCTCGTCGATGGCGGCAATCACGACCTATCCTTACGTCGCCTACAAGGCGACGAAGTCGGCGATGATCGCCTTCACCGAACAGCTCGCCTACCAGAACGCCGAATACGGCATCCGCGCCAACGTCATCCTGCCCGGCCTGATGAACACGCCGATGGCCGTCGATACCCGCGCCCGCGAATGGCGGAAGACCCGCGCCGAAGTCGAAGCCGAACGCGACAGCAAGGTGCCGCTGCGCAGGAAGATGGGCACGGGCTGGGACGTCGCCAACGCCGCGCTGTTCCTGGCGAGCGATGAGGCGAATTTCATTACGGGTGTGACGCTGCCGGTTGATGGGGGTGCCAGCGTGAGGCGGGGGTAG
- a CDS encoding urate hydroxylase PuuD: MWGSIISEWASLLLRWLHVVAAIAWIGSSFYFIALDLSLKPKADLPDGVQGEAWQVHGGGFYRIMKYLVAPSQMPNELTWFKWEAYTTWLSGFALMVVVYYLEADLFLVDKSILDLTPFQAGLFSFCSLALAWLLYEAACRTGLAQRELPFAIGGYLFLVALTYAFTHVLSGRGAFNQIGAIIGTIMVANVFTLIIPNQKKIVASLIAGQAPDPKLGKASKERSVHNNYLTLPVVVLMISNHYPLLYATRFNWIIVAIILALGPVIRHFFNERHAGRQSPWWVWGVAAAGVIAILLLSAAGPREVKTGALSAPVTVANVEEIVMSRCSMCHAAEPVWAGIVTAPKGILLDTPEHIHRNIRLIGRVAAWSNAMPPGNITEMTGEERAVLAAYIEQAR, from the coding sequence ATGTGGGGATCCATCATATCGGAATGGGCGAGCCTGCTGCTGCGCTGGCTGCACGTGGTGGCCGCGATCGCCTGGATCGGCAGTTCCTTCTATTTCATCGCGCTCGACCTCAGCCTGAAGCCGAAGGCCGACCTGCCTGACGGCGTGCAGGGCGAGGCCTGGCAGGTCCATGGCGGCGGCTTCTATAGGATCATGAAATACCTGGTCGCGCCCAGCCAGATGCCGAACGAGCTGACCTGGTTCAAATGGGAAGCCTACACCACCTGGCTGTCCGGCTTCGCGCTGATGGTGGTGGTCTATTATCTCGAGGCCGACCTGTTCCTGGTCGACAAGTCGATCCTCGATCTCACGCCATTCCAGGCCGGGCTGTTCAGCTTCTGCAGCCTCGCGCTGGCGTGGCTGCTCTATGAGGCCGCCTGCCGCACCGGGCTCGCGCAGCGCGAGCTGCCCTTCGCCATCGGCGGCTATCTGTTCCTGGTCGCGCTCACCTACGCCTTCACCCATGTGCTGAGCGGCCGCGGCGCCTTCAACCAGATCGGCGCGATCATCGGCACCATCATGGTGGCCAATGTCTTCACGCTGATCATCCCGAACCAGAAGAAGATCGTGGCCAGCCTGATCGCCGGACAGGCGCCCGACCCGAAGCTCGGCAAGGCCAGCAAGGAGCGCTCGGTCCACAACAATTACCTGACGCTCCCCGTTGTCGTGCTGATGATCAGCAACCACTATCCCCTGCTCTACGCCACGCGCTTCAACTGGATCATCGTCGCGATCATCCTGGCGCTCGGGCCGGTGATCCGCCACTTCTTCAACGAGCGCCATGCCGGCCGCCAATCGCCGTGGTGGGTGTGGGGCGTAGCCGCTGCCGGCGTGATTGCGATCCTCCTCCTTTCCGCCGCCGGCCCGCGCGAGGTGAAGACGGGCGCATTGTCGGCGCCGGTCACGGTCGCCAATGTCGAGGAGATCGTGATGTCCCGCTGCAGCATGTGCCATGCAGCCGAACCGGTCTGGGCCGGCATCGTCACCGCGCCGAAGGGCATTTTGCTCGACACGCCCGAGCACATCCATCGCAACATCCGCCTGATCGGGCGGGTCGCGGCCTGGTCGAATGCGATGCCGCCTGGCAACATCACGGAAATGACCGGCGAGGAGCGCGCCGTCCTCGCGGCCTATATCGAGCAGGCGCGCTGA
- a CDS encoding L,D-transpeptidase family protein, which yields MTMRWMLGAVISLWLVGPALAGNLDPAAVNEAARPAKPPATDKLNAAVVKLQVLLDRAQFSPGEIDGKFGENAQKALKAFAEQNGIASDKGVAPELWDKLTAASEGPILVDYKITDADVKGPFLEKLPSKLDDMKSLKALSYTTPLEGLAEKFHMSADLLRALNPGKAFDKAGATIVVANVPARRELSRIARLEVDKTHGTLKAFDASGALLAFYPASVGSPDRPTPTGTLKVTGTNAQPTYHYNPEYKFKSVKSNRPFDIQPGPNNPVGAYWIGLSAQGYGIHGTAEPDKVSKSASHGCVRLTNWDARVLGENVKRGTQVVFLDAPTESSSRRQGTPAAKRAAN from the coding sequence ATGACGATGCGATGGATGCTTGGCGCGGTGATTTCGCTGTGGCTCGTCGGCCCGGCGCTCGCAGGCAATCTCGATCCGGCTGCGGTGAACGAAGCTGCGCGTCCTGCGAAGCCGCCGGCCACCGACAAGCTGAATGCAGCCGTGGTGAAACTTCAGGTGCTGCTCGATCGCGCGCAATTCTCGCCCGGCGAGATTGACGGCAAGTTCGGCGAGAACGCGCAGAAGGCGCTCAAGGCGTTCGCGGAGCAGAACGGCATCGCATCCGACAAGGGAGTCGCGCCGGAGCTCTGGGACAAGCTGACCGCAGCGAGCGAGGGCCCCATTCTCGTCGACTACAAGATCACGGACGCCGATGTGAAAGGGCCGTTCCTGGAGAAATTGCCTAGTAAGCTCGACGACATGAAATCGCTGAAGGCGCTGAGCTACACCACCCCTCTCGAAGGACTTGCCGAGAAATTTCACATGAGTGCGGATCTGCTCAGGGCGCTCAATCCGGGCAAGGCGTTCGACAAGGCAGGAGCGACGATCGTCGTTGCCAACGTTCCGGCACGGCGCGAGCTGTCGCGCATCGCCCGGCTCGAAGTCGACAAGACGCACGGGACCTTGAAAGCGTTCGATGCCAGCGGCGCTCTGCTGGCGTTCTATCCGGCGTCAGTCGGCAGTCCGGATCGCCCGACGCCGACCGGAACGCTGAAGGTCACCGGCACCAACGCGCAGCCGACCTACCATTACAATCCCGAGTACAAGTTCAAGAGCGTCAAGTCCAACAGGCCGTTCGACATCCAGCCGGGGCCCAACAATCCCGTGGGAGCATACTGGATCGGCCTGTCGGCGCAGGGCTACGGCATCCACGGAACGGCGGAGCCGGACAAGGTCAGCAAGTCGGCGTCGCACGGCTGCGTCCGCCTGACCAATTGGGACGCGCGTGTGCTCGGCGAGAACGTGAAGCGCGGTACACAAGTCGTCTTCCTCGATGCGCCGACGGAATCCTCATCGAGGCGGCAGGGCACGCCAGCTGCGAAGCGTGCCGCGAATTAG
- a CDS encoding cytochrome ubiquinol oxidase subunit II — protein MAAANSTILVDSVFIMLVIVVPTIFAILAFAFWFRASNPRARYQPEFVYSGRVEMVVWAIPALTVILLGGVAWIGSHQLDPAAPVPGTGSPVRIQAVSLDWKWLFIYPDQRIATVNTLTVPTGAELNFQLTSSSVMNTFFIPQLGSMIYTMNGMVTKLNLRADNEGKLQGLSAHFSGDGFPDMMFDVHVISPLAFPDWVANTAKSDAVLNEDSYKKLMQQGVERGRPTYRLEDPRLFDLIATQHIPPGPGPELASEAGRSHSGGHDAR, from the coding sequence GTGGCTGCCGCCAACAGCACCATCCTGGTCGATTCCGTCTTCATCATGCTCGTGATCGTGGTGCCGACCATTTTCGCGATCCTGGCTTTTGCGTTCTGGTTTCGCGCCTCGAATCCGAGGGCGCGCTATCAGCCGGAGTTCGTCTATTCCGGCCGCGTCGAGATGGTGGTGTGGGCAATCCCGGCGCTCACGGTGATCCTGCTCGGCGGCGTCGCCTGGATCGGCTCGCACCAGCTCGATCCCGCAGCGCCCGTGCCCGGCACCGGCAGCCCGGTGCGGATCCAGGCCGTCTCGCTCGATTGGAAATGGCTCTTCATCTATCCGGACCAGCGCATCGCCACCGTCAACACGCTGACGGTGCCGACCGGCGCCGAGCTGAATTTCCAGCTGACATCTTCGAGCGTGATGAACACGTTCTTCATCCCGCAGCTCGGCAGCATGATCTACACCATGAACGGCATGGTGACGAAGCTGAACCTGCGCGCCGACAACGAAGGCAAGCTTCAGGGCCTGTCGGCACATTTCTCCGGCGACGGTTTCCCGGACATGATGTTCGACGTCCACGTGATCTCGCCGCTCGCCTTTCCGGACTGGGTGGCGAATACGGCGAAGTCGGATGCGGTGCTGAACGAGGACAGCTACAAGAAGCTGATGCAGCAGGGTGTCGAGCGGGGCCGGCCGACCTACCGCCTCGAAGACCCGCGCCTGTTCGATCTGATCGCGACCCAGCACATTCCGCCCGGGCCCGGGCCGGAGCTCGCGTCCGAAGCAGGCCGGTCGCACAGTGGAGGCCATGATGCTCGGTAA
- a CDS encoding VOC family protein: protein MALKNVIGTDHAVVMVKDLDKAAENYRQLGFTVSPRGTHSVHMGTGNYTIMFDPDYMELLGVLAPTELNVPARAFLDKRGEGIERIAFTAVDSAAGAEEIRARGLEPIGPTDFERPVTLPDGTISAAKFRTFMWPTAEAPGGVRIFACQHKTRETVWIPELMTHANAAKRIKQTLIATPEPAKEAAHLARLIDREAKTDADGAVSVPSGGDRADFVYLTLDQLAKRYPGVPLTGLSERGGAALVLVSGDLAATEMALGSAAVRSGAAICVPPAKANGTLLAFVAG, encoded by the coding sequence GTGGCCCTCAAGAACGTCATCGGTACCGATCACGCCGTCGTCATGGTGAAGGACCTCGACAAGGCCGCCGAGAATTATCGGCAACTGGGCTTCACCGTGTCCCCGCGCGGCACCCACAGCGTTCATATGGGCACAGGCAACTACACCATCATGTTCGACCCCGACTATATGGAGCTGCTCGGCGTGCTCGCCCCGACCGAGCTCAATGTTCCCGCGCGCGCCTTCCTGGACAAGCGCGGCGAAGGGATCGAGCGCATCGCTTTCACCGCGGTCGATAGCGCGGCCGGCGCCGAGGAGATCCGCGCACGGGGACTGGAGCCGATCGGCCCGACCGATTTCGAACGCCCTGTCACGCTGCCTGATGGTACGATCTCGGCGGCGAAATTCCGCACCTTCATGTGGCCGACGGCGGAAGCGCCGGGCGGCGTGCGCATCTTCGCCTGCCAGCACAAGACCCGCGAGACCGTGTGGATTCCCGAGCTGATGACCCACGCCAATGCGGCCAAGCGGATCAAGCAGACGCTGATCGCAACGCCAGAGCCCGCCAAGGAGGCCGCGCATCTCGCCCGCCTGATCGACCGCGAAGCCAAGACCGACGCGGACGGCGCGGTCAGCGTGCCCTCCGGCGGCGATCGCGCCGACTTCGTCTATCTGACGCTGGACCAGCTCGCCAAGCGCTATCCCGGCGTGCCGCTGACCGGCCTCTCCGAGCGCGGCGGCGCCGCGCTGGTGCTGGTGAGCGGCGATCTCGCGGCGACCGAGATGGCGCTGGGGTCGGCCGCCGTGCGGAGCGGAGCTGCGATCTGCGTGCCGCCGGCCAAGGCCAACGGCACCCTGCTCGCCTTCGTTGCCGGCTGA
- the cyoB gene encoding cytochrome o ubiquinol oxidase subunit I translates to MLGKLDWSAIPFDQPIPLVAGAVVLVAIFGVLAWVAVKGHLPYLWHEWITSVDHKRIGVMYILLASVMLLRGGSDAIMMRIQQAVAYQSQGYLPPEHYNQIFSAHGTIMIFFVAMPFVIGLMNLVVPLQLGVRDVAFPTLNSVGFWLTATGALLVNISLVVGEFARTGWLAFPPLSELSYSPGVGVDYYAWSLQISGVGTLVAGINLVTTVLKLRTRGMNYLRMPMFCWTTLASNLLIVAAFPILTATLAMLLLDRYLGFHFFTNEAGGNVMMFMNLIWAWGHPEVYILVLPAFGIFSEVVSTFSGKALFGYRSMVLATMAICVISFMVWLHHFFTMGAGPNVNAIFGIASMIIAVPTGVKIYNWLFTMYGGRIRFATPMLWSVGFMVTFIIGGLTGVLVAVPPADFMLHNSMFLVAHFHNVIIGGVLFGAFAGFEYWFPKAFGFRLDERWGKAAFWFTFTGFYVTFMPLYIVGMLGMTRRMQHYDVAAWRPWMIIAALGMAVLTMGVICQIVQLVVSIRNREALRDRTGDPWDGRSLEWATSSPPPVFNFAFHPDVRGEDAYWDMKVHARQQSFEHDVPEYQDIEMPRNSPTGFVCAFFATIMGFALIWHIWWMVILGGIGAFATFVVFAWRDHDEYVIPAAEVAAIDRVNIEERRSLVSMAGAV, encoded by the coding sequence ATGCTCGGTAAGCTCGATTGGTCGGCCATCCCGTTCGACCAGCCGATTCCGCTCGTCGCCGGCGCGGTGGTGCTGGTCGCCATCTTCGGCGTGCTGGCCTGGGTCGCCGTCAAGGGACATCTGCCCTATCTCTGGCACGAATGGATCACCAGCGTCGATCACAAGCGCATCGGCGTCATGTACATCCTGCTGGCATCGGTGATGCTGCTGCGCGGCGGCAGCGACGCCATCATGATGCGGATCCAGCAAGCGGTGGCCTATCAGTCGCAGGGCTATCTGCCGCCGGAGCACTACAACCAGATCTTCTCAGCGCACGGCACCATCATGATCTTCTTCGTGGCGATGCCGTTCGTGATCGGGCTGATGAACCTCGTCGTGCCGCTCCAGCTCGGCGTGCGCGACGTCGCCTTCCCGACGCTCAATTCGGTCGGCTTCTGGCTGACGGCGACCGGCGCGCTATTGGTCAATATCTCGCTCGTGGTCGGCGAGTTCGCGCGCACCGGCTGGCTCGCCTTTCCGCCGCTGTCGGAATTGTCCTACTCGCCCGGCGTCGGCGTCGATTATTACGCCTGGTCGCTGCAGATCTCCGGCGTCGGCACGCTGGTGGCCGGCATCAATCTCGTCACCACCGTGCTGAAGCTGCGTACCAGGGGCATGAACTACCTGCGCATGCCGATGTTCTGCTGGACCACGCTGGCCTCGAACCTCCTCATCGTCGCGGCGTTCCCGATCCTCACCGCGACGCTCGCGATGCTGCTGCTCGACCGCTATCTCGGCTTCCACTTCTTCACCAACGAGGCCGGCGGCAACGTCATGATGTTCATGAACCTGATCTGGGCCTGGGGCCATCCCGAGGTCTATATTTTGGTGCTGCCGGCCTTCGGCATCTTCTCCGAGGTGGTCTCGACCTTCTCCGGCAAGGCGCTGTTCGGCTACCGCTCCATGGTGCTTGCGACCATGGCGATCTGCGTCATCTCCTTCATGGTCTGGCTGCACCATTTCTTCACGATGGGGGCAGGGCCGAACGTCAACGCCATCTTCGGCATCGCCAGCATGATCATCGCGGTGCCGACCGGCGTGAAGATCTATAACTGGCTGTTCACGATGTATGGCGGCCGCATCCGCTTTGCGACACCGATGTTGTGGTCGGTCGGCTTCATGGTCACCTTCATCATCGGCGGATTGACGGGCGTCCTGGTCGCGGTGCCGCCGGCGGACTTCATGCTCCACAACAGCATGTTCCTGGTCGCGCATTTCCACAACGTCATCATCGGCGGCGTGCTGTTCGGCGCCTTCGCCGGCTTCGAATACTGGTTTCCGAAGGCGTTCGGTTTCCGCCTCGACGAGCGCTGGGGCAAGGCGGCGTTCTGGTTCACCTTCACGGGCTTCTACGTCACCTTCATGCCGCTCTATATCGTCGGCATGCTCGGCATGACCCGGCGCATGCAGCACTATGACGTCGCGGCCTGGCGGCCCTGGATGATCATCGCTGCACTCGGCATGGCCGTGCTGACGATGGGTGTGATCTGCCAGATCGTGCAGCTCGTGGTCAGCATCCGCAATCGCGAGGCGCTGCGCGACCGCACCGGCGATCCCTGGGACGGTCGCTCGCTGGAATGGGCGACCTCGTCGCCGCCGCCGGTGTTCAACTTCGCCTTCCATCCCGATGTTCGCGGTGAAGACGCCTATTGGGACATGAAGGTGCACGCCCGGCAGCAATCGTTCGAGCATGACGTGCCCGAATATCAGGACATCGAGATGCCGCGCAATTCTCCTACCGGCTTCGTCTGCGCGTTCTTCGCCACCATCATGGGCTTCGCCCTGATCTGGCACATCTGGTGGATGGTGATCCTGGGGGGGATCGGCGCGTTCGCGACCTTCGTCGTGTTCGCCTGGCGCGACCATGACGAGTACGTCATTCCGGCCGCGGAGGTCGCCGCGATCGACCGCGTCAATATCGAGGAACGGCGCAGCCTCGTCAGCATGGCGGGAGCGGTGTGA